One segment of Solanum lycopersicum chromosome 1, SLM_r2.1 DNA contains the following:
- the LOC101264056 gene encoding uncharacterized protein, translated as MGATNTKKAGLTSYQLKDVAHFWYKMWQDSRALGGGPITWKLFKTAFLEIFFPREMREAKVDDFINLKQGLMNVSEYSLKFVKLSRNYISLVSNYRDEMSRFLTGMSEELEEDCRATMLQDSINLSRLMAHVQQVEGSRKKRKVREGHQSLGNSNSQRSATPRGDKLELKKGNGGDVQRPRKECGKCDLIHSGECRLGTNACFGCGKSEHGQGLPQE; from the exons ATGGGGGCCACAAATACTAAGAAGGCTGGGCTGACTTCCTAccagctcaaggatgttgcacattTCTGGTACAAGATGTGGCAGGATAGCCGAGCTTTAGGCGGAGGTCCGATCACATGGAAGCTGTTTAAGACAGCTTTTCTAGAAATTTTCTTCCCTAGAGAAATGAGAGAGGCTAAGGTTGATgatttcatcaaccttaagcaggGCTTGATGAATGTCAGCGAGTATTCCCTGAAATTCGTTAAATTGTCCAGAAATTACATTTCTCTTGTGTCTAACTacagggatgagatgagcaggttcctTACAGGGATGTCAGAGGAATTGGAGGAGGATTGTCGCGCTACAATGCTCCAGGATAGCATAAACTTGTCCAGGCTTATGGCACATGTCCAGCAGGTTGAGGGAAGTCGGAAAAAGAGGAAAGTTCGTGAG GGGCATCAGAGTTTGGGGAACTCTAACTCTCAGAGGAGTGCAACACCTAGAGGAGACAAACTAGAGCTAAAGAAGGGCAATGGAGGTGATGTGCAACGTCCCAGAAAGGAATGTGGCAAGTGTGACCTTATTCACAGTGGAGAGTGCAGACTAGGCACAAATGCCTGCTTTGGTTGCGGAAAGAGCGAACATGGTCAGGGACTGCCCCAAGAATAG